A single region of the Bdellovibrio sp. GT3 genome encodes:
- a CDS encoding winged helix-turn-helix domain-containing protein, whose product MTATEFNIVKVLMKHKGKVVTHRMLMNEIWGSNSVEHTHYLRVYVGAVRKKLKIDETTPEIISTEAGVGYRLLDLD is encoded by the coding sequence TTGACGGCCACTGAGTTCAATATTGTGAAAGTGTTGATGAAGCATAAAGGCAAGGTTGTGACCCACAGAATGTTGATGAATGAGATCTGGGGGTCAAACTCGGTTGAACACACCCATTACTTGCGGGTGTATGTCGGAGCTGTCAGAAAGAAGTTAAAGATCGACGAGACCACTCCTGAAATCATTTCAACTGAAGCCGGCGTTGGCTACCGGCTTTTGGATTTGGACTGA
- a CDS encoding NADPH-dependent FMN reductase, which produces MKIFCFAPVLRKGSFNKKLIRIAKAYAEEFPDAKVELCEFNEFPMPVYDGDLETEQGIPEGVTKLAEKINSADAIIISSPEYNGGMPGPFKNAVDWLSRLKPVPLRDKQILLIGASISQFAAIKGNFHSRVPFHVLNAFVYPDYFGVAFSETAFDEKDQLKDAKQSERLKKLVTNFLQYASRTETPFDRLGEFFEEQKHSHDEKHPH; this is translated from the coding sequence ATGAAAATCTTTTGCTTTGCCCCGGTATTAAGAAAGGGTTCATTTAATAAAAAACTGATCCGCATTGCCAAGGCTTATGCAGAAGAGTTTCCAGACGCGAAAGTCGAATTGTGTGAGTTCAATGAATTTCCCATGCCCGTCTACGACGGTGACTTGGAAACTGAGCAAGGAATCCCGGAGGGCGTCACCAAGCTGGCTGAAAAGATCAACTCCGCTGACGCCATCATCATTTCTTCGCCGGAATACAATGGTGGCATGCCGGGACCTTTTAAAAATGCCGTAGACTGGCTATCACGACTTAAACCCGTTCCCCTGCGTGATAAACAGATCCTGCTAATTGGTGCGTCTATAAGCCAATTTGCAGCGATTAAGGGTAACTTCCACAGTCGCGTGCCTTTTCATGTGCTGAATGCCTTCGTTTATCCCGACTATTTCGGTGTGGCATTCTCCGAAACAGCCTTTGATGAAAAGGATCAATTGAAAGACGCCAAACAAAGTGAGCGCCTAAAAAAACTAGTCACAAACTTTCTGCAATACGCCTCCCGCACCGAAACTCCATTCGATCGCCTGGGAGAGTTTTTTGAGGAACAAAAACACAGCCACGACGAAAAGCATCCGCATTGA
- a CDS encoding DMT family transporter, whose amino-acid sequence MPYAYLAAAIIFEILGTIGMKYADGFTRLIPSVLMVLCFAISFFCITFALKTLPVSVVYAIWAGVGTAIMAVLGLVMFNEPLPMQKVLATSLIVLGVVMLNFSGEKAVEQVAAETEVKELKSAPEKIVITPAVELRARSASMNRNSG is encoded by the coding sequence AGATCTTGGGTACTATTGGAATGAAATACGCAGATGGTTTCACGCGGCTGATTCCTTCTGTATTAATGGTTCTATGTTTTGCTATTTCTTTTTTCTGTATTACGTTTGCACTTAAAACTCTGCCAGTCAGTGTGGTTTACGCAATCTGGGCAGGTGTCGGTACTGCTATCATGGCTGTGTTGGGCCTGGTTATGTTTAATGAACCACTTCCTATGCAGAAAGTTTTGGCTACATCATTGATTGTGCTGGGTGTTGTGATGTTGAATTTTTCCGGCGAAAAAGCAGTGGAGCAAGTTGCTGCTGAGACGGAAGTAAAAGAATTGAAATCGGCTCCAGAGAAAATCGTAATCACTCCAGCTGTAGAGCTGCGAGCGAGATCCGCATCGATGAACAGAAACTCTGGCTGA